ATCCCGATTGGAATTTAGGACCATTGGCTTATTTTAAGCGTGTAAAATTGAATACTTTTGTAGATTTTGGATATCAGCAAAGAAGCTTTGAAAGTGATGAGGGAATATTCCAAATTAATGATAATTACCTATCGGGAGGAGTTGAGCTAAGAACAGATTTACATGCCTTGCGTTTTTCTGCTCCTGTTGATGTGGGGGTTCGTATTGGCTACGAGAATCAAAGCAATAGTATGTTTGCCGATTTTCTGATATCCTTTAGTTTATCGTCTTATTAATTTTAGCGTTTTATCTACAATTATAAAAGCCATAAATTCGATAAGAATTTATGGCTTTAAGTAATCTTAAAATATTAATTTAAACTTGTTCTTCTACTTTTTTTGCGTTCATATAACGAAGGCAAATCCAGAAGATTCCGGCAATAGCAAATAGAATAGCTCCGCTAATTGTTGATATCATACTAACTTTTAAGCTCCCAGCAATTGCAGCTGGTGATATGTTTGGGTATTGTTGAATAATATTTAAGATTTCGGAAAGCCTAATTCCTTGCCATAAAAAGCCAGTAAAAAAGCTAAAATTTCCTAGAAATAAAATTATCTAAATGTTTCTTTTATTTTATGTCAATTCGACCACAGTAATTTCTGGTGGCATACCTATTCTACCAGGAAAACCAATATATCCAAAACCTCTGTTCACATACAGATATTGTTTTCCTTCCTGATACAATCCGCCCCAGCGTGGATATTTGTATTGAACCGGACTCCATTTTATACCTGCGCGTTCAATTCCAAACTGCATACCATGTGTGTGTCCGGCAAAGGTTAAATCAATATCTGAGGTTTTTATTACCTCTTCGTCCCAATGAGAGGGATCGTGACTCATTAATATCTTAAAAGGCTGCTGAAGTCCTTTGGTTGCCTTTTTTAAATCGCCATGCTGAGGGAAAGGAGGTTTACCCCAGTTTTCGACTCCTACCAATGCAATATCTTCACCCTTAAAGCTAATATTTTCTGTTTCGTTCAATAGCAAACGAAACCCCATTTCTTTATGGAAATGTTTTATGGCAGCAAGGTTTTTAGCTTTATCTTCAGCAGAGTTCCAGTAAGAATAGTCGCCATAATCGTGATTTCCCAGAACTGAATATTTTCCAATTTTGGCTTTCATTTTTGATAATACAGGTGCCCATCCATCAGTTTCTTCGGCAAAATTATTTACCAAATCTCCGGTAAAAAGTATTAAATCTGCTTCCTGTTCATTTATTAATTCAACGGCTTTTTCAATTTTTTCATAATTTTTATTAAAACTGCCCAAGTGCATATCCGATATCTGAACAATTTTTAATCCTTTAAATGATGCTGGTAGGTTTGGGAAACGGATTTTTTCGCGCATAACCCTAAAGTTGAACTTTCCTTTGGTTACTCCATAAAGTATAGATGCAAAAGGGATTGCAGCTAATATCAAACCCATTTGATATAAAAATTCGGATCTCTCCATTTTGTTTTTCGAATTTAATTGTGGTACACTTTTATTCTTTCTTTCACTAAACCATTTAATGGTTCTCATCATCGCCTTTTGTATATCTTTTATTAAAACGAAAAGTATAAATACAAATTTTGGAATATAAAACAATGAAAAAGCGGCTACCAGATATCCCACATAAATATAGGATTCGGATTGTTTTACATGTTTTATGCCAAACATAAATAGGCAAAAAGCACTAAATATTAAGATTGAAATTCCCCAGAAAAATATCTTTAACGATTGTCTTGCAATTGAATATTTAATTTTTGCAATCAGAGGCTTTATGCCACGATAGGAATAGATATCCACTATCAACATAAATAGTAGCAGAGGTATTAATAAAAAAACGCTAGCTTTCATTTATTATGAATTCGGTTAATCGAGTTTTAATCAGTCCAAATATATAGAATAAAATACTAGTAAGTCCTTAATAATTGTTAAAAAAAAGCTATATTCAAACATGAGAAAATCAATTGGCAAATGTTACGATATAACAGTCTAATGGTTTCAGGTTAAAATTGGATATTCACTTATAGCTAACCATAAAAAAGAATATAATGGTTTAAAAATTGATTCTAACAGAAAATAAAAATAGATATCACTACAAAATATTTTAAGCTATGTCAGAAAAAGTTCACGAATTAATAAAGAATAGATGGAGTCCTAGATCTTTTGCAGATAAAGGAATTGAAAAAGAGAAAATTAAGCAATTGTTTTTAGCAGCCTCGTATGCTCCTTCATGTTTTAATGAACAACCCTGGCGTTTTATTTATGGAACTAAAGATTATCCTGAAAGGTATGAACAACTTTTATCTTGCTTAGTCGAGTTTAATCAGATGTGGGTAAAAACTGCACCAATGATTATTTTGGCATTATCGTCAAAGAAGTTCGCAAAAAATAATAAAGAAAACACCTATGCTCGATACGATTTGGGTTTAGCCATTGGAAATATGTCTTTGCAGGCAACAAGCATGGGATTGTATGTTCACCAAATGGCTGGTTTTTCGCCCGAAAAGGCCAGAGAGCTTTTCGAGGTGCCCAATAATTTTGATATTGTAAGCATGCTTGCAATTGGTTATCTTGGCGATCCACTTCAGCTTCCAGAAAGTTTACAGGAATTGGAATCATCGGCGAAAGACCGAAAAAAATTGGACCTCCTTTTATTCGATGGTGATTGGACCAAATTAGAATAAATTACTTATTGTAGCATAAATTGTTATGCAGATATTATTTAAGAAGTTAAAAATAAATAATAATGAAAAAAATTGTATTTGTTTTCCTATTTGTATGTATGTGTGCTGGTTTTCTTTCGGCACAGGTATTGCCCGCAAAGCTAAATGTAAAAGGAGAAAGTAAAATATTTCAATTGCCAGATATTGTAAATATATCCATTACAATTAGTAGTAAAGAGTTGGAGTACACTGATTGTGTTGAGGCTAACTTTAATGCTGTAAATAAGTTGAAAACGGATTTAAAAATAGCATCGATTGAAAATTTAGAAATTCATGATGTAGGACAAAGAGTAAATGAGGAGAAAACTTATTCGGGGGGAAGATCTGTTCCCGACGGTTATCGTGCTACCTATAATATTAAACTACAATTAAATTCGAAAGCAAAACTAATTCATGAATGTTTAGAGGTTTTAAAAAAATCTGGTGTTAGTATGAATTATCAGGTGGCTTATGGTTTAAGTCCGGAATTGTTAAAATCAGTAGAACATAAATTAATTAGAGGAGCTGTTGCCGATGCAAAATTAAAGGCAGAAGTAATTGCTAAAGCCTCCGAAAATAAGCTGTTTAAAATCACAAATATTAATTACGGAATGTCGCCTTATGTTTCCGGTCCTAAGCAATATATGACAGAAATTAGAACTGCTAAAATGGGAAGAGGAGATAATCAATCATTTACAAATCCTGATCCAATAGAGTTAAGCGATAATGTTGAAATTACCTATTTAATTGAGCCCAATTAGATCTAGAAACTTTAGTTCAATTGCTTGAATTTAATATCAACTTGTTGTAACTTGATTAGAGAATTAAAGAACAATACTTATTAATTTGATAATCATCCGTTATGAAAGCTGTTGTTATGCGAAAATATGGTGCTCCGGATGTGTTGGAGTTAATTAATTTGGATAGACCCATAATTAATGATAATCAAGTATTGGTTGAAGTGTATGCTTCATCGATAAATCCTATCGATTGGAAGATGAGGAAGGGGAAGCTAAAGTTTTTTATGCGGAAAAAATTACCTTGTATTTTGGGTGGTGATATTGCGGGTAGAGTTCTCAAAGTAGGTAAAAATGTTCAATTTTTCAGACCAGGCGATGAGGTGTTTGGTAAAGTTGATATTTTAAAGAATGGTGCTTATGCCGAGTATGTAGCTACTACCGCTGATCATTTGGCACTAAAACCACAAAAAATGAGCTTTGAACAAGCTGCAACACTTCCATTGGCTGGCTTAACAGCTCTTCAGGCTTTACGAGATATGGGGAAAATTAAGAAAGGAAATAATGTTTTAATAAATGGATGTACAGGTGGAGTTGGATCTTTTGCGGTGCAAATAGCAAAAGCTTTTGCTTGTAAGGTAACAGGAGTATGTAGTCCGCGAAATATTAAATTTGCAAAAGAATTAGGCGTTGATCGGTTTATTAATTATCAAAGTGAAAGGATTGAAAATGAACAAAAAGAATTTGATATTCTCTTCGATGTAGTTGGGAATCTTGAGTTCGGAAAGGTAAAGCATATTTTGCACAGAGGAGGCGTTTATATTACAACTTTACCTTCTTTTAATATACTGATTTTGGGTTCGATTCATAATATTATGAATTCGAGAAAAATGAAGAAAATATTTGTTCATGAAAACAAGAAAGATTTAGAATTACTTGCCGATTTTGTAGATGCAGGTTTAATAAAAACTCATATCGATAAATCTTATGATATTGCTAATGTTGCTGCGGCGCATCAATACAGCGAATCGGGCAGAGTAGTGGGAAAATTATCATTAAAAATAGCCGAATAAGAAAGCTTACCAATAAAAATAAAGCCTGAAAATAAGTTTATTTTCAGGCTTTATTTTTATAAATATTTAATTGGTTATTTGCTTTTAATTCCGCAGCCAATTGCTTTAGTAGAAGTTATTTTTGGTTTTGAGTTTTGTAGTAATGCATCAACGGCATCATTAATATAGTGTTCTGTAACTTTCGATTCATCTTTGTAGTTGTTATCTATTGCACCAATATATTCTACAGTATATTTCCCTTTATTATTGCTAAGAATAAAAACATGAGGGGTTTTGGTAGCTCCATATTTTTTATAAACTTCCTGAGTTTCGTCAATTACATAAGGAAATGTAAAGCCTTTTTCTTTCGATCTTTTAATCATATTTTCAAAAGAATCGCTAGGATATAAGTCTGGGTCGTTAGGATTAATCGCAATAACCGGGTATCCTTTAGATTTGTATTTTTTATCAATTTCAATAATTCTATCTTCATAGGCAACAGAATAAGGACAATGATTACATGTGAAAATTACAATAAAACCTTTGGCATCTTTGTAGTCAGCCATTGAAACTTTTTTTCCGTCAATATTTTTTAATTTAAAATCGGAGGCTGTATCACCCACCTTATAAGCTTGTGCCTGAATGGCAATAACGGATAGCAATAAGACTGCTATTGATAATAACTTTTTCATTTTTTTTAATTTTAAATTGATTAATTACTTATTTGATCGATAGTTTTAGCAAGTTGGGAGTAGGTAACTTTTCCGGCAAAGAATTTTTCCTTGTCTTTCTTATACACTACTGTTGCAGGTAGTGCACCATCCCATTTTTCATTTACCTTGCCAACCCAGCTGTTTGCATCAGGATCGTCAAGAATAATAACTTCAACATTAATTCCTTTTTTATCAAGAAATTTAACCAATCGTTTTTCTACATTCGATCCAAAATCCATACTAATTAGTAATACTTTAACTTTTTTATTCTGATATATTTTCCTGATATGTTCAAATTCGGGAAGCTCTTCTACACAAGGTTTACACCACATAGCCCAAAAGTTAATCACGTAAGTTGTATCGTTTCTGATATTAAATTTTGGTTCAAGTTCTTTAAAATCAACTGTTTTTATTTCCTGAGAATACAAAGAGCTAAAGGTTAAAATGACAAGTGTTAGGAGAATGAATTGTTTTGTAATCATATTGTTATATATTAAAAGACTAATTAGTATTAAATATACTACAATTGATTGAAAAATAAATTTCTATACTGTTATCGATTTGTTAAATGAAAAGTAAACAAGTTTTTGTGAATTTTACAGCTAGTTATGAAACTTCAAATTTTAGATGAAGCTTGATTATTAAAATATTTTTTTACCTTTGGTCTATTAAAGAATTAAAAAATGACAAATTACATATATACGAAACGATTTTTCTTTTTTAGCAGTAGATGTTAGAAAAGGTTTTGTATGTGATAAAATATTTACTGAGCCTTTTTTAAGGCTCTTTTTTTTTATATTATGCCGACTGTATTTTTCCATAGTTTCTTTTTTAGCTTTTTCTTTTTTGGTAATGAGAGAGACAGGATTCTTACAGTGTAAATTATAAAAACACATAAATGAGTCCTGTTTTAAACAGGACTTTTTTTTTGATTAAAATCTAACAATAACCAAAATAACCATGGACAAAAGAAGAATTGTTATTCAAGGAGTAGAAGGCTGTTTTCATCATATTGCTGCAAATGCATACTATGGAGAAGATGTTGAAATAATTCCAGCAGAGAATTTTGCTAAATTAATAGATCTGGTAAATGATGAAGCAGTTTGTGATGGTGGAATTATGGCCATTGAAAATTCAATTGCCGGAAGTATATTACAAAATTATGGTTTGTTACAAGATTCGGGTTTGGTAATCGAAGGGGAAATTTATTTGCGAATAAAACAAAATTTAATGGCACTGCCAGGGCAAAAAATCGAGGATTTAATAGAGGTTCATTCGCATCCAATGGCAATTAATCAATGTAGAGCATTTTTTAGAGATTATCCGCAAATTAGATTGGTCGAAACCGAAGATACAGCAATTAGTGCCCGAAATATTCGTGAAAACCAATGGGAAGGTATTGGTGCAATCGCCGGAGATTTACCATCACATTTGTATAATCTGGAAATTTTAGCTGAACAGATTGAAAGTATTAAAAATAATCAAACTCGATTTTTTATTTTAAAACGAAAAAAAGATGTTGTACCTAATGGTGGTTTTACCAAAGCATCTCTATATTTTAGTACAAGCCATGAGCCTGGCAGCTTATCTTATATTCTCGATTGTTTTTCGAAAGCAGATATAAATTTATCTAAAATTCAGTCTTTGCCAATTCCCGGAATTAACTGGGAGTATTTTTTTCATGTCGATTTGGAATTTGAATTTCCTAGTCAGTTTAAAACTGTCATGAATAAAATATCAGATACAGCAAAAGAAATGACCATATTAGGAACATATAATCAGGGAATTGTAATTAGATAGAAAATACCTTAGATTCATATATTTGATCAATTTGTTTGGCTAGCAGAATATCTTTGTTTGTTATTCTTCTTTTAGAATAAGTGGTTAAGCTAATTCTAACATTCCTGTGTTTATATAGTTTAATATCAGGATGATGGTTTGTTTTTTCAGCTTCGGAAGCAACAGAGTTGATAAAATGTATGGCTTGAGAAAATCCTTGAAAAACGTAGTTTTTAACTAATTTACTATCTATTTCACTCCAGCCTTGTTCCAATAAAATGTTCATACCTTATTTTTTTGATGTACCATAAAGTTAAGGAAAGAAAACTGCAATGTAAATAGTAAAAAAGGGCAGCAGTAATGTTGCCCTTAATTAATTTTTAAGGTCTGATTATTAAAACATTACAACTCTATTTTGCGGTCTAATTCTTCACCTAAAATTTGTGCTCCGCCGTATAAAACCGATCTTTCTTCGGCTTCCATAAATAAGTCGAAGGGAAGTGTAATGTGGTAAGCCGACTGTGCGATTAAAGCAATGTCGTCTTTTGCACTTAAATGGGTGCGCCAGTTAATGCCGCTTTCGTCTAATAGATATGCATATACAGGTCCAGAATAGTAGGCAAAGCAGTTTACGAAGGAGGAAGATTTCCATAAACATTCAAGTTTTGTATGCAAATATTTTTTGAATGATTCTTTAGTACGGCAAATCTTATTTGCAGTATATTCAGCCATTCCTTCATGAATTTCAAATCGATTTTCACAAGCTTTGCAATCAGAAAAAATGGCTCTTCGGTATTTTCTAAAGCAAATCGCATCAGTAATTGCCTGTATTCTATTTCTACCTTCAGCATTAAGCGCTAAATCCAAAGCTTTCCATTCAAGTTTTAACCAAACTCTTGCTTCCATCTCTTTCATGTGCTGATTTTTGTATGGAATAGGATTTAAATCCAGCTTAGGTTGTAAACAATGAAATGCTTCATGTAAAATAATACATTGTCTTTCAATTTTATCTTTAGGAAGAGGAAGAGGAATTAAAGCCCAAATGTGCTTACCTATTTTTACAGGTCCTTTTTTCACTGATATTATTTGTGGGAGCAAACCTTTAAAAAAACCATTCTCTTCTGTTAAATTTAAAGCAGAAGAATTTTTATTGGCATAAATCGTTCTATTTTCTTTATCAACCAAAAGAATTGGAACATCTAAACTATGTCCCCAAAGCAAGCCATTATCTTTAGAAGATAATTGCGATGTTTCTATAAAAATGGTCTTTATTTCCTTAGGAGAATATATCTGACAAATTCCCATTGGAATGCTTAGTCCCAATAAGAATAGTGCAAGTTGCAGCTTTAGAAAATATCGTAAGGTTTTCATACTTGCTAGAATTAATCGTTTTAAAGCTATTTGTATATGTGATTCAAATCACAAATAAGAATAATGATATAGTTGCTATTATTTTATACTCAGGATTTATGCCATGAGTTGTTAGGTGCAGTAGTATAGTGCTTTAAGTAATTTTAGTGTGGTAAAATTTAGTAAACTATTGTAGATAATCGTACATAAGGTGTTCGTTAGTGAACACAATTATTCGTTTCAGCATAATGATGAAAATTGCATGAATTAAGATTATTCAGTATCTTAAAATAGATTCATTTTTAGATATGATGGATATGCTACCTGTATTATAGTTAATTAAGCATAACTTAAAAAAATAATGCATGAATGAAGTGGCGGAGATAGGGATCATACTTGCTGGCTTTATAATTGTTTCTGTTGCAGCAAGCAGAATTGCAAAGTACTTTCCAAAAGTAAAATTGCCGGTAATAACTGGCTTGCTTTTTATAGGAATTGTATCGGGTCCTTTTGTTTTAGATTTAGTGCCAAAAGAAGCCATTTCTAAATTGTCTTTTGTAAATGAAATTTCCTTGTCGTTTATTGCATTTGCAGCAGGTGCCGAATTATATCTCAAAGAATTAAAGGGGAGAATGAGAAGTATTCGGTGGATGACTATTGGGCAATTGGTTTTTACATTCGGAATAAGTATTGCTGTGGTTCTTCTCATATCAGAGCGCATTCAGTTTATGGCAAATATGTCTTTTGAATATAAAATGGCAATTGCCTTATTAATGGGAACCGTGTTTGTTACTCGTTCACCAGCTTCTGCCATTGCGGTTATTAACGAATTGCGAGCCAAGGGGCCTTTTACTCAAACAGCAATAGGGGTTACAGTAATTAAAGATGTATTGGTTATTATTCTTTTTACAATATGTTTTGCTGTGGCCGATGTGCTTATTACAGGTGTTCCTTTTGATATTTGGTTGGTAATTATTCTTGTGGGAGAATTGTGTTTATCAGTTTTGCTGGGATTTGTCTTAGGACAATTTATGATTTTAATTTTATCCTTAAAGATAACAACCCATATAAAAGCAGTTGTACTCGTTTTATCGGGATATAGTATTTATTTGCTTGCATCTTTAGTCCATAATAAAAGTTTAATTTGGTTAGGTTTCGATATTTATATTGAACCTTTGTTAATTTGTATTTTAGGAAGTTTTGTTGCTGTTAATTTTGGAAATAGCAGAAGAGAGTTTACTCGTATTATAGAAATGGTAGTGCCTTTTATTTATGTCGTGTTTTATACATTAACAGGAGTATCAATAAAACTAGATGTTTTACCTAATGTTTGGGATATAGCTCTTTTATTTTTTATTATAAGGCTTGTAAGTATTGGAATAGGAGCCTATATCGGAGGAGCTTTAGGAGGTAATCCTATTCGATATAACAAAGTGTTTTGGATGCCTTTTGTTACTCAGGCAGGAGTTGCAATTGGTCTTGTATCGGTTATAGCTGGCAAATATCCAACTTGGGGTAGCGAGTTTTCTACTATTTTAATTGCAGTAATTGTTCTTAACGAAATAGTAGGACCTCCATTGTTTAAATGGTCTATTCTTTATGTGGGCGAAAGTCATAAGCAAAGAGTTTTACAGCACGAAAATAAAGTGAAAAATGCAATTATTTTTGGCTTGGAAGGGCAGTCTTTAGCTTTGGCTCGACAGCTTATCGATCATGAGTGGAATGTAAAGTTAGTTACCAGAGATGAGGCAAAAGCTAAGCGGGAGTACAAAGGGGTACAAGTGGTTCATATTAACGATATTTCCTTGGAAGAATTAAATAAGATTGAAGCTCAGCGTGCAGATACTTTGGTTTTGTTGAACGAGGATGAGGATAATTTAAAAGTTTGTGAACTGGCCTATGAGCATTTGGGCACCAGAGATGTGGTTGTGAGAGTTCAGGAAAGGAGCTTTGTTAAAAAATTTCATGAGTTAGGAGCACTTATCATAGAGCCATCTACACTTATGGTTAGTTTGTTGGATCATTTGGTTCGTTCACCGCTCGCAACATCATTATTTTTAGGAATGGAAGAGAATCAAGATACAATCGATTTGGAAATGCAAAATCCCGAATTACATGATGTTGCAATTCGAGATTTACAAATTCCTACCGACCTTATTATACTGGCTACCAAACGCAACCAAAATACTTTAATATCTACAGGTTTTACCCGATTGCGCTTAGGTGATATCTTAACTGTTGTAGGATCGATAGATAGTATAGAAAAATTACGATTAAAAATGGGTAATTCTAATATACCTGATCATAAAAAAATACGAATTGCAGGTAAATCGATCTCTTATAAACGAAACCGCTTCGATTCAGTTTAAGATAGAATTACCATGTTAAAAAAACAGTAGTCCAGAATGCAAGAGGAACAACAGAATTCCAAATTACCTCTTCGCGATGCCTAGCTCTTCTCATTCTTTCATTTTCGGCAGTAAGTCGTAATTGATAAAGTGTTTGCTTATTTTTTTCCATATTAAGCCTTCTTTCTTCTTGGATGTTGTCGAGATATACAATAAGTTCTCTACTTTTTGAAGGATTCGAATTAACAACCTGTAATAAATCCTGTTCCGATTCATCTAAACGATTTATATGATAATAAGCCATACCTCTTTGGAGACGAGCTTCAGTCATATATGGTTTTTTATTTAATACATGAGTAAAATCACTAATGGCCTTATTGTATTGTTTGACCTGCATTTTTGCATATCCACGATCTAGAAATATAGCTGGATAATAAGGCATAATATTTATTGCGGTATCCAAATAAGGAATTGCAGATTGATATTTACCTTCTAAAATTAGCATTCTTCCTTTGTCATGATATTGCATATAGCGTTCAACATTCTGTGCTTGTGGTATCGAACATAGAAATAAACCAAGTAGAAATAAAATTTGTTTTTTCATTTTGTGAATTATTTATCTATTAAACTCAAATAATTGCACATAAATTGTACCAAATTGCATAAAAAAACCTCCCGAATTACTTCAAGAGGTTTTAAATTTATAAAAAGCAGGTTTATGACTTTTTACAACATTCTTTTTTGCAGTTTGTATCGCATTTTTTAGCAGTTGCTTTACTATTACAATCTTTTTTACAATCAGTTTTACATTTCGAATCTGCTTTTGCTGTTTTACTGCATTCTTTAGAAGAACTGCATGCTTTTTTATTAGCTTTAGCTTCTTTCGAGCAACAAGCTTTTTTATCGGCTTTAGCTTCTTTTGAGCAACAGGCTTTTTCTTTCTTTTTATCAGTTTTTTTCTGCTCTTGCTTTTGAGTTAATTCTACATCCTTGCTATTGTCTAAAATTACTGGTGAGCTGGCAATAGTTACTGAACTTATTGCAAAAACAAGTAAAAGGCTAAATAATAATTTTTTCATGATATTTGAATTTAAAATGTTTATTAATCTGTTTTAGTTATTATTGAATTGTGCTATAAAGAAAATAAAAGATCTTAAAATCTGCTGTTAATGAATTGTTAATGCATGTAAATCTTTTAAAAAATAAGCTACCTTTGAATTGTTAATAATCCCGCAAAACATAGTAGTTCAGTTAATAGCACATGAATATTTTTTTCAGACAAATTAAAGATAAAGCAAGCATCTACCGAACACAGATATTTGTAATTGTATCGGTTATAACTTTAGTTTTGTTACTCTTAATTCAAATTAGATGGATTAACAGAGCAAGAAGTTTGAATGAGGAGCAATTTAACCACAGGGTTGGTATGGCTTTGCATGAGTCGGTTGATGAGTTTATGAAAGACCGACAAAGTTGTGAAACTATGAGTGCTTGTATGCATAAAACAAAGTTCGATGCAGATGATAGTGCTCAGTTAGAGTCTGAAGTAAATCGGCTAGATTCTATTATTAAGGAACAATTTAGGAATTATCAAATTCAATCGCCTTATAATATCGAAGTATTAACAACAGCAGATGAGCAACCCCGGAGCAAATGTTTTTACTACAGTTTAAGGAAAGCTCTTAGTCACGATAAAGCTGTGTTGAATGTATATTTCCAAAAACGGGAGCAGAACCTGATGGATAGTATGGGAAGTATGTTTTTATCTTCTATGATATTAATATTGATATTGTTTCTGTTTTTTGGAATAACTGTATTTACCTTAATTAAGGATAAAAAAATATTAGGAAGAACAACCGATCTGATTAATAATATTGCCCATGAGTTTAAAACTCCCATGGCCACTATTGCATTGGCTGGAAAAATGCTTGGGCGAGAAAAGGTTTATTCAGAAAGTAAGCAGGTTATTCGTTATGCTAATATGATTTCTTTAGAAAATAAGCGGTTAACAAAACAAATAGATCAATTATTAAAATTATCCTGCATAGAAAGAGGTGAATTAAATATAAATTTAAATTCATTTTATTTGCATTCTATTTTAGAGGAGTGTTTAGAATCTATGTCGGTTCGAATAGTCGAATGTAATGGGAGTATAATTTTAGACACTAAAGCTGCTAATGATTTAATAAAAGGGGATTCGGAACTAATTCAAAATGTGATGATCAATTTACTTGATAATGCCCTTAAATATTCGAAGGAAAAACCTGAAATTAAAATTGAAACAAAAAATATTAATGCTAATCTTTTAGTAAGTGTATCGGATAAAGGAATAGGCATGACAAAAGAAGAGCAAAAACATATTTTTGACCGTTATTATCGTGCTCCAACAGGAGATAGACACGATGTAAAAGGTTTTGGCATTGGATTATCGTATTCGAGAATGATAGTTGATGCTCATAAAGGCTCCATAAATGTTTGGAGTAAACGAAATATTGGAAGTACATTTACTGTTATTCTACCTCAAGCATAATTTACTATGAGTACAAGTTTAGAAAAAAATATTCTTTTGGTCGAGGATGATATAAACCTTGGCAAAATACTAAAAGACTTTCTGGAAATGGAAGGATTTTTAATTACTCTTGCCCGAGATGGGGAAGAAGGGTTTCAGGAATTTTCTAAATCAAGTTTTAACTTATGTATTTTAGATGTAATGTTGCCAAAAATGGATGGTTTTTCTTTGGGCCAAAAAATTAGAAAAATAAATCAGGATATTCCTATTATTTTTTTAACTGCAAAATCGCTAAAAGAGGATAAGTTAAAAGGATTTGATTTAGGAGGAGATGAC
This genomic interval from uncultured Marinifilum sp. contains the following:
- a CDS encoding cation:proton antiporter, with the translated sequence MNEVAEIGIILAGFIIVSVAASRIAKYFPKVKLPVITGLLFIGIVSGPFVLDLVPKEAISKLSFVNEISLSFIAFAAGAELYLKELKGRMRSIRWMTIGQLVFTFGISIAVVLLISERIQFMANMSFEYKMAIALLMGTVFVTRSPASAIAVINELRAKGPFTQTAIGVTVIKDVLVIILFTICFAVADVLITGVPFDIWLVIILVGELCLSVLLGFVLGQFMILILSLKITTHIKAVVLVLSGYSIYLLASLVHNKSLIWLGFDIYIEPLLICILGSFVAVNFGNSRREFTRIIEMVVPFIYVVFYTLTGVSIKLDVLPNVWDIALLFFIIRLVSIGIGAYIGGALGGNPIRYNKVFWMPFVTQAGVAIGLVSVIAGKYPTWGSEFSTILIAVIVLNEIVGPPLFKWSILYVGESHKQRVLQHENKVKNAIIFGLEGQSLALARQLIDHEWNVKLVTRDEAKAKREYKGVQVVHINDISLEELNKIEAQRADTLVLLNEDEDNLKVCELAYEHLGTRDVVVRVQERSFVKKFHELGALIIEPSTLMVSLLDHLVRSPLATSLFLGMEENQDTIDLEMQNPELHDVAIRDLQIPTDLIILATKRNQNTLISTGFTRLRLGDILTVVGSIDSIEKLRLKMGNSNIPDHKKIRIAGKSISYKRNRFDSV
- a CDS encoding HAMP domain-containing sensor histidine kinase, giving the protein MNIFFRQIKDKASIYRTQIFVIVSVITLVLLLLIQIRWINRARSLNEEQFNHRVGMALHESVDEFMKDRQSCETMSACMHKTKFDADDSAQLESEVNRLDSIIKEQFRNYQIQSPYNIEVLTTADEQPRSKCFYYSLRKALSHDKAVLNVYFQKREQNLMDSMGSMFLSSMILILILFLFFGITVFTLIKDKKILGRTTDLINNIAHEFKTPMATIALAGKMLGREKVYSESKQVIRYANMISLENKRLTKQIDQLLKLSCIERGELNINLNSFYLHSILEECLESMSVRIVECNGSIILDTKAANDLIKGDSELIQNVMINLLDNALKYSKEKPEIKIETKNINANLLVSVSDKGIGMTKEEQKHIFDRYYRAPTGDRHDVKGFGIGLSYSRMIVDAHKGSINVWSKRNIGSTFTVILPQA